The sequence TCGGCAAGCGTGACTTTCAGATCAAGGTTTTCCCGACCAAGTACCCTTCCGGCGGCGAGAAGCAGCTGATCCAGATTCTTACCGGAGAAGAAGTACCCAGCGGTGGCCTGCCGGCCGACATCGGCATGCTCTGCCAGAACGTCGGTACCTGCGTGGCCATTCACGACGCCGTACTGCTGGGCAAGCCGCTGATCTCGCGAATCACCACCCTGACCGGCGAAGCGCTGGCACGCCCGATGAACGTCGAGGCGCTGATCGGCTCCCCGGTGAGCGAGCTGCTCGCGTTCGCAGGGCTCGACACTGGCAAGCTCAACCGCCTGATCATGGGCGGCCCGATGATGGGCTTCACCTTGCCATCAATGGACGTCCCCCTGGTCAAGACCACCAACTGCCTGCTGGCCACGACCCTGGCTGAGCTGCCACCGCCGCCTCCGGCGTTGCCGTGCATCCGCTGCGGCGAATGCGCGGAGGCCTGTCCGGCCAACCTGCTACCGCAGCAGTTGCACTTCTTCGCGCTAGGCCAGGAGCACGATCAGCTCAAGGCGTACAACCTGTTCGACTGCATCGAATGCGGCGCCTGCGCCTATGTCTGCCCCTCGAGCATTCCCCTGGTGCAGTACTACCGCGCCGCCAAGGGCGAAATTCGTGCGCTGGAACAGAAACAGCAGAAAGCCGAGCATTCCAAACAACGCTTCGAGCTGCGCCAGGAGCGCCTGCGACGCGCCGAGGAGCAGAAGGAAGCAGACCGCAAGGCGCGGGCCGAGCGCGCCGCACGCGCCAAGGCAGCCCAGACGGAAACCAGCGCGCCAGCCAACCTGGACGATCCACTCGCCCGCGTGCAGGCGAACAAGACGGGGCTGTCGGAGGAGCAGAAAAAACTCAAGATCGAAGCGAGCATGGCCCAGGTCGCCCTGAAGAAAGCAGAGAAGCAACTCGCCGCGCATGCGACAGCCGAACTCGAGGCCCAGGTCGCCGAGCTGCGCGAGGCGGCCGCGACAGCGCAAAAGGCCCTGGACGAGGCCATGGCGCTCGCGCCTCCGTCACCGGCAGCACCCGCCCCGGCAAACAGCGACGCGGCCAAGAAAGCCAAGATCGAAGCCGCCATGCTCCGCGCACAGCTGCGCAAGCTGGAGAAGCTGGAAAGCCCGGATGCCGAACAGCAGGCCGAGCTGACCCGCCTTCAAGCGCAACTCGCCGACGCCGAAAAGACATTGGCCGAGGCACAGGGCAGCGCAGCCACCACGGCGCCGGCCAAGCCCGCCAATGACGAGGCACTGAAGAAAGCCAAGATCGAAGCCGCCATGCTACGCGCGCAGTTGCGCAAGCTGGAGAAGCTGGAAAGCCCGGATGCCGAACAGCAGGCCGAGCTGACCCGCCTTCAAGCGCAACTCGCCGACGCCGAAAAGGCCCTGGCCGAAGCGCAGGGCAGCGCAGCCACCACGGCGCCGGCCAAGCCCGCCAATGACGAGGCACTGAAGAAAGCCAAGATTGAGCTCGCGATGAAGCGGGCCGAACTGAAGAAAGCCGAGAAGGCCGGCGCAGACGACGCCGAGCTGAGCCGGCTTCGTGATGGCCTGGCCAGTGCGGAGCAGGCATTGCATAAGGCTGAAGAGAACTGCGGCAAGCCCGCGCCGGTGCTCGTTCGGCATGACAAACGCCCGCTGGACGACCAGACCCGCGTGCTGAAAACCGATGCGGCCTACGCTCGCGCCGACTTGCGCAAGCTGGAACGCGATGCGGCCAGTGACGCCAGCGCGATCGAGGCCGCCCGGGCGCGACTGGACGAAGCCGAACGCAAATTGCAGGCACATACCGATTCGTTAGGGGCCGAAGCGCCGCCGGCGTGACCGTCCTGGGGCGGCGCCACTGCCCTACACTGCTTAAACCGGAGAGCCAATGGCCCTGCCCCGCATCACTTCACCGCATACCAAGGGAAACAACCGCACCCAGCGGGTCATGTTGCTGGTGTTGGCCGCAACATTGCCGGGAGTCGTCGCCCTGACCTGGCTATATGGTGCCGGCACCCTGATCAACCTGCTCTGGGCCAGCGTCGTGGCGCTTGCCGTCGAGGCGCTGATCCTCAAGATTCGGCAACGCCCGGTGGCATTCTTTCTACGCGACGGCAGCGCACTGGTCACCGCCGTGCTGCTGGCATTGGCGCTGCCGCCTTACTCGCCGTGGTGGCTCACGCTGATCGCCACCGGTAGCGCCATCGTGTTTGGCAAGCAGCTTTATGGCGGCCTGGGTCAGAACCCGTTCAACCCTGCGATGATCGGCTACGTGGTGGTACTGGTGTCCTTCCCGGTGGAGATGACCACCTGGCCCGTGCCGCACAGCGTCGGTGTTGGCGCCGGGTTGCAGCATATTCTCGGCATCGCCTCGCTGCCCGACGGTTGGGCACAAGCCACGGCACTCGATGTGCTGAAGGTCAACAAGAGCCTTACGGTCGACGAGCTCTGGGCCAACCCGGCGTTCGGTCACTTCGGCGGCATCGGCTCGGAGGTGGTGAACCTGGCGTTCCTGGCCGGAGGCCTGTTTCTGCTGCACAAGCGCCTTTTCAGCTGGCACGCGCCGGTCGGCATGCTCGCCGCGCTGGCGGTCATGAGCCTGCTGTTCTGGAACGGTTCCGGATCGGATAGCCACGGCTCGCCACTGTTCCATCTGCTCAGCGGCGCGACCATGCTTGGCGCCTTCTTCATCGTCACAGACCCGGTGAGCGGCGCCACCAGTAACCAGGGCCGGCTGATCTTCGGCGCCGGCGTCGGCGTGCTGGTTTATGTCATCCGCGCCTGGGGCGGTTATCCGGACGCCGTGGCGTTCGCCGTGTTGCTGATGAACTTGGCCGCTCCGACCATCGACTACTACACCCGCCCGCGCACCTACGGCCACCGCAAGGCCGAGCGCGGCTTCAAGCTGGGCGAATGACATGATCCTTCCTGAACTCAGCCGCTCGATGCTCAAGAACAGCCTGGTGCTGGGCCTGTTCGCCGTGGTCACGGTCGGCGCGGTAACCCTTCTGCAGCAGTTCACCGCCGAGCGCATCCAGGCATCCGAGCGTGCCGCACAGCTAAGCGCGTTGAACGAAATTCTGCCCCGCGGCAGTTATGACAACCAGCTGCTCGACAGCAGCATCGAAGTGCACGACCCGCTGCTCGGCACCCGCAAGCCGCTGGCGGCCTATATCGCCCGTAAGGATGGCAAGCCCAGCGCGGTGATCCTTCAGGCCATCGCGCCCGACGGCTACAGCGGCGCGATACGACTGCTCATCGGCGTACGAGCGGACGGTCGGATCGCCGGCGTTCGCGTGGTCGGCCACCGCGAGACGCCCGGCCTGGGTGACAAGATCGAACTGGCCAAAAGCCGGTGGATACGCAGCTTCGACGACCGTTCGCTGAGCGATCCGGGCGAGTCCGGCTGGGCCGTGAAGAAAGACCGAGGCGCATTCGACCAGTTCGCCGGTGCCACCATCACGCCGCGTGCGGTAGTCGGCGCGGTGCATCGAGCCCTGCAATACTTCGAGGCGCACAAGGCCGAGCTGCTCCATGCCGACGGCATCCCGGCGGCGCCTGGAGAGACGCTCGACGAGCATGTTGAGCCGGCGCCAGTGACCACGCACTCACGCGCGGGCGACGCAGCCGCCCGCGACGAGCTGCGAATCGATGAGCCGCAGCCCGCACAGAAAGGTCAGACACCATGAGCAATCCCAGCTACCGCGAACTGAGCGTCAACGGCCTGTGGAAGAACAACCCGGCGCTGGTCCAGCTATTGGGGCTCTGCCCGTTGCTCGGAGTGAGCAACTCCACCGTCAACGCGCTGGGACTCGGACTTGCCACCGCACTGGTACTGATCTGCTCGAACATCGCCGTGTCGCTGGTACGCAGCGTGGTCAATACCGCCGTGCGCCTGCCGGCCTTCGTGATGATCATTGCGGCGCTGACCACCTGCATCGAACTGCTGATGCAGGCCTACACCTACGAGCTCTACCAGATCCTCGGCATTTTCATTCCGCTGATCACCACCAACTGCGTGATCCTCGGCCGCGCCGATGGCTTCGCGGCCAAGCACAATCCGCTGATCGCCGCCTACGACGGCCTGCTCATGGGGCTGGGGTTCGCGTTGGTGCTGGTCGTCCTCGGCGGGCTACGCGAGCTGTTCGGTACAGGGGCCGTGTTCGCCAATATGCACCTGTTGTTCGGGCCGGCTGCCGCAGACTGGCAAATCACCCTGTTCAGCGACTACAAAGGCTTCCTGCTGGCGATCCTGCCGCCCGGCGCCTTCATCGTGCTCGGCCTGCTGATTGCGCTGAAGAACCGCATCGATCTACAACTGGCCGAGCGCGCCAAGGCCAGGCAGCCGGTCGAGCCGGTGCAAAGCCGTCGGGTACGCGTCACCGGGGTGATCGAATGATGCGAGGAGGACCCGCCCGATGAACGCCGCGAAACGTCGGGAGATCTTTCGCCGCTTTCACGAAGACAATCCTGAGCCCAAGACCGAACTGGCATACAGCACGCCCTTCGAGCTGCTGATCGCGGTGATTCTCTCAGCCCAGGCCACCGACGTCGGCGTAAACAAGGCCACGGCCAAGCTGTATCCGGTCGCCAATACCCCGGAAGCGATCTACGCGCTTGGCTACGACGGCCTGTGCAGCTACATCAAGACCATCGGCCTGTATCCGAGCAAGGCGAAGAACGTGCTGGAGACCTGCCGCATCCTGATCGAGAAACACGGCAGCCAGGTTCCCGACAGCCGCGAAGCCCTCGAAGCGCTGCCAGGGGTAGGACGCAAGACCGCCAACGTGGTACTGAACACGGCGTTTCGCCAGTTCACCATGGCCGTCGACACCCATATCTTTCGTGTCGCCAATCGCACGAACATCGCCCCAGGCAAAAATGTGCTGGAAGTCGAGCGCAAGCTGATCAAGTTCGTTCCGAAAGACTATCTGCTCGACGCCCACCATTGGCTGATCCTGCATGGGCGCTACGTCTGCAAGGCACGCAAGCCACAATGCGGCAGTTGCCGAATCGAGGATCTCTGCGAGTACAAGCACAAGACCTCGGACGATTGATCCGCCCCGGCAAAAAGCTGCCCGCTGATTGAAAAAATCTTTTTTACGGCCATGTTTTTTGTCGCTATAAGGAGCGCCAACAGCGCGCCTTAGCCGTGGAGTGAGACAAGTGTCCGAGAAAGAAGATATCCAGATTGAAGACGACTTCGTCGCAGACGACGAAGACGATACTGCAGAGGCCCCGGTCGAAGTGGCCAAGACCAACCTGACCAAGCGCCGGATTATCGACAATCTGCTCGAAGAACGCCGCCTGCAGAAGCAGCTCAACGAGTTCGACTTCGACCTCTGAAACGAAAAAGCCCCGAACGTCGGGGCTTTTTTATGCGCTGTCGATCAATCGCGGCGAGACGGTGAAAGCAGTTCCACCTTGTAGCCGTCTGGATCCTCGACGAAGGCGAGAATACTGGTGCCGTGCATCATCGGACCCGGCTCCCGGGTGATCTTGCCGCCGCGGCTGCGGATGTCCTCACACGCCTTGTAGACGTCCTCGACTTCCAGCGCGATGTGACCGTAGCCATTGCCCAGGTCGTATTTATCGACGCCCCAGTTGTGGGTCAGTTCCAGCACACTGTTGTGCGCCTCATCGCCATAGCCGACGAACGCCAGGGTGAACTTGCCGTCCGGGTAGTCCTTCCGGCGCAGCAGGGTCATGCCCAGCACTTCGGTATAGAAGGCGATGGATCGCTCCATATCGCCGACGCGCAGCATGGTATGCAGCAGTCTCATGGTGTTTTCTCCTCATCGACAAGGCATTTAGCGGTGCAGAAAACACAACCCCGGCTCGTGGCCGGGGTCATGGTCAGGCATCGGGCAGGCGACGTTAGAACTGCGTCCGACCCTTGTTCGCGGCGATGCGCATGCGCAGCGCGTTGAGCTTGATGAAGCCACCGGCGTCGGCTTGATCGTAAGCGCCGGCATCGTCCTCGAAGGTAGCGATGTTGGCATCGAACAGCGAATCGTCCGATTTGCGGCCCGTGACGATGACATTGCCTTTATAGAGTTTCAGACGCACCACACCGTTCACATTGATCTGCGAGGCGTCGATCATCTGCTGCAGCATGCTGCGTTCCGGGCTCCACCAGTAGCCGTTGTAGATCAGGCTGGCGTACTTGGGCATCAGCTCGTCTTTCAGGTGCGCCACTTCGCGGTCCAGGGTGATCGACTCGATGGCACGGTGGCCCTTGAGCATGATGGTGCCGCCGGGGGTTTCGTAGCAGCCGCGCGACTTCATGCCGACGTAGCGGTTCTCGACGATATCCAGACGACCGATGCCGTTCTCGCCGCCGACCTTGTTCAGGTAGGTCAGCACTTCGGCCGGGGTCATCTCTTTGCCATCGATGGCAACGATGTCGCCCTTGCGGTAGGTCAGCTCGATGTAGGTCGGCGAATCCGGCGCGGTTTCCGGGGACTTGGTCCAGCGCCACATGTCCTCTTCGTGCTCGGTCCAGGTGTCTTCCAGCACGCCGCCTTCATAGGAGATATGCAGCAGGTTGGCATCCATTGAGTACGGTGACTTCTTCTTGCCGTGACGCTCGATCGGGATTTCGTGCTTGGCCGCGTAGTCCATCAGCTTCTCGCGCGAGAGCAGGTCCCATTCGCGCCACGGAGCGATGACCTTTACGCCCGGCTTGAGCGCATAGGCGCCGAGCTCGAAACGAACCTGGTCGTTGCCCTTGCCGGTCGCGCCGTGGGAAATGGCATCGGCACCGGTCTCGTTGGCGATCTCGATCAGACGCTTGGCGATCAGCGGACGGGCAATGGAGGTACCGAGCAGGTACTCACCTTCGTAAACGGTATTGGCGCGGAACATCGGGAAGACGAAGTCGCGTACGAACTCTTCGCGCAGGTCGTCGATGTAGATTTCCTCGACGCCCATGGCCTTGGCCTTGGCACGCGCTGGCTCGACTTCCTCGCCCTGTCCGAGGTCGGCGGTGAAGGTCACCACTTCGCAGTTATAGGTGTCTTGCAGCCACTTGAGGATCACCGAGGTGTCCAGGCCACCGGAATACGCCAGGACTACCTTCTTTACGTCGGCCATTGCCATCCACTCCCGGGATTGTAAGGAAAGCGAGGATTCTACTGGTCGCGGCGGCGGTTTTACAGGGGCGCGAGCGCTGTCCGGGGTCAGGACGCCGGCGCGCTGCCCTCGGTAGCGGCCGTGGTGGTCGCGGGAGCGTGGTCCAGGCGCAGGGTGACCCGGCGATTCTTGGCCCGATTGGCTTCGCTGTTGTTGGGAGCCAGGGGATAGCGCTCGCCATGAAAGCGCACCGTGATCTGCTCCTTCGGCACGCCATTGGCGATCAGATACTCCTCGACCGCGAGTGCGCGGCGCCGGGACAGGTCACGGTTGGTGAGACGGTTTCCGCTGTTGTCGGAATGGCCGTCGAGTTCGATGCGATTGACGCTGGGATCGGCCTTGAGGAACTGCAGGATGATGTCGAGCTTGGCCTGGCCCAGCGCGTCGAGCGCTACGTCACCCGCCGGAAAGCCGATCTGGGAACGACGGATCTGGTCGAAATTCACCGGCAGCAGTTTCGCCGTGCAGGTGCGAAAATCCTCGTAGGCTTTGCTGAAGCGCGCCGGCAGCAGCCTGACCTCCAGAGCCTCACCGCCTTGCCGGGTGCGGTGACGCACCACCGGACTGCGTCCCTCGAGCAAACCGCTGAGCAACCGTCCGGCCTGCAACTGCGAACTGCTGAACGGGATGTCGCCCGCGCCGATAACCGAAACCACACCCAGGTTGATATCGCTGCGGTCCGGCTGCCAGGGCGCGGCCGCGGCCAGCAGGGTCGCCGATCCGTTGCCCAGCCAGCGATCCGGAGACTGCAAACGGAAGATCGGCTGTTCGCCCGCCCTGCGCACGAACTCGCCCACCCCGAATCCGGCCACCGGCTGGATCAGACGACATTCGAACTGATCGCCTTCGACCTGCCACTGCGCCCGCTCCAGACGAGTCTGGAAGGTAAGGGCGTCTACCGATGGGCAAGCCAGCAGACAGATAATCGCAAGGCAGCGCAGGCGCACGAGCGGCTCCATAAAATATAGGGTCTTTCAGGGTATCGGTGGTCTCGCGAAATTCTTGAGCCGCGCAGGCTGCGGTCAGGCGGGCTCCGGCGCCCATTTCTGCACAGCTAGCGGGTCGAGGTGACTCGTCCGGCGAGCCCGCAGGAAGCAACGGCTTCACTGATAGGACAGAACGAATTGCGCCGAGCCGTGGGCATTGCCGGGCGTCACGACAGATCGGGTCTGGATGTAGCGAGCGCCGAACGGCAGAGCGATGGAAGTGGTACCGGCGGAGCCATTCCACATCACCTTGGGCTGCAGTAAGACCATGGGCGATGAGGTTCGGGCATCGATCAATTGGATGCCCACCCCAGTTGCGGCAGGGCTCGGTGACCCGGCCGTGGAGAGAACCCCTGCGGCAGCTGCCGAGGGATAGTCGGCATCGGCCACGGCGTTGAACTGGATGGTCACCTGGCTTACGTTGCTGCAGGCACCGAGGCGTATGGAGAAAGGAACGGTCGGACCCACGCTGCCCACCCCGGTGAAGCTGGTTACCGGACGATTGCCGAGCGGTACGGTTATTTGCACCGAATCGGTCTGTACCGTACAGGTAGGCGCCACCACATCGAGGCACAAACCGCTGACCAGCACCACGTCGATCACGTCGAGGCTGCCGAAGCGCACCGAGCCCATGCGGGTTCCGGCAGCGATGCAGTAGCGACCGGCCTGCAGACCTCCCGTCTTCCAGAAGTCGACCCTCTGTTTACGCCCGGCATCGAAATAATACTGCCCAGCCGGGGCGTTCAACGAGCCATAGGGCCGGTAGTAATTGGGCGGGTCATAGGCCTGGGTGTTGCTCAGGCTGTAGCCCAGTCCAGGGATCTGGGCGAACTCATAGATGGGCCCCTGCTCCCCCGACAATACCGGCGTGGGCGAACCCAGCATGTTGTTGTACCCGGCTTGTTCGGTGCCGCTGCACGAGGTTTTCCATGAAGGCGCTCCATCCGCCCCGCCGACGTCCCATACGCGCTGCCCGACGGCCGCGTAGGTCACGTTCATCGTGTAGTTGGCGGGCGTCTGCACCTGATAGGTCGTTGGGCCAGACAGGCCGTCGCTCCAGTTGCATTCGGCCCAGGCGATCGATTGCAGCCCCCATCCCAGAAGCACGACAAGCAG comes from Stutzerimonas stutzeri and encodes:
- the rsxC gene encoding electron transport complex subunit RsxC, which encodes MTSLNIWDIHGGIHPPERKELSNRTPVQRPPVPAKLVVPLAQHLGAPAEPCVTLGERVLKGQKIAEASGFVSAPVHAPTSGIVSYIGPQPYPHVSGMLSAAIVIDSDGQDEWTELRPQADYRAMPADQLLETIRQAGISGLGGAGFPTAVKLTAPPSQKIRTLIINGTECEPYITADDLLMREKATELVAGIEILTHLIQAEQVLIGIEDNKPEAIEAVRTAVGKRDFQIKVFPTKYPSGGEKQLIQILTGEEVPSGGLPADIGMLCQNVGTCVAIHDAVLLGKPLISRITTLTGEALARPMNVEALIGSPVSELLAFAGLDTGKLNRLIMGGPMMGFTLPSMDVPLVKTTNCLLATTLAELPPPPPALPCIRCGECAEACPANLLPQQLHFFALGQEHDQLKAYNLFDCIECGACAYVCPSSIPLVQYYRAAKGEIRALEQKQQKAEHSKQRFELRQERLRRAEEQKEADRKARAERAARAKAAQTETSAPANLDDPLARVQANKTGLSEEQKKLKIEASMAQVALKKAEKQLAAHATAELEAQVAELREAAATAQKALDEAMALAPPSPAAPAPANSDAAKKAKIEAAMLRAQLRKLEKLESPDAEQQAELTRLQAQLADAEKTLAEAQGSAATTAPAKPANDEALKKAKIEAAMLRAQLRKLEKLESPDAEQQAELTRLQAQLADAEKALAEAQGSAATTAPAKPANDEALKKAKIELAMKRAELKKAEKAGADDAELSRLRDGLASAEQALHKAEENCGKPAPVLVRHDKRPLDDQTRVLKTDAAYARADLRKLERDAASDASAIEAARARLDEAERKLQAHTDSLGAEAPPA
- a CDS encoding RnfABCDGE type electron transport complex subunit D produces the protein MALPRITSPHTKGNNRTQRVMLLVLAATLPGVVALTWLYGAGTLINLLWASVVALAVEALILKIRQRPVAFFLRDGSALVTAVLLALALPPYSPWWLTLIATGSAIVFGKQLYGGLGQNPFNPAMIGYVVVLVSFPVEMTTWPVPHSVGVGAGLQHILGIASLPDGWAQATALDVLKVNKSLTVDELWANPAFGHFGGIGSEVVNLAFLAGGLFLLHKRLFSWHAPVGMLAALAVMSLLFWNGSGSDSHGSPLFHLLSGATMLGAFFIVTDPVSGATSNQGRLIFGAGVGVLVYVIRAWGGYPDAVAFAVLLMNLAAPTIDYYTRPRTYGHRKAERGFKLGE
- the rsxG gene encoding electron transport complex subunit RsxG, producing MILPELSRSMLKNSLVLGLFAVVTVGAVTLLQQFTAERIQASERAAQLSALNEILPRGSYDNQLLDSSIEVHDPLLGTRKPLAAYIARKDGKPSAVILQAIAPDGYSGAIRLLIGVRADGRIAGVRVVGHRETPGLGDKIELAKSRWIRSFDDRSLSDPGESGWAVKKDRGAFDQFAGATITPRAVVGAVHRALQYFEAHKAELLHADGIPAAPGETLDEHVEPAPVTTHSRAGDAAARDELRIDEPQPAQKGQTP
- a CDS encoding electron transport complex subunit E, whose protein sequence is MSNPSYRELSVNGLWKNNPALVQLLGLCPLLGVSNSTVNALGLGLATALVLICSNIAVSLVRSVVNTAVRLPAFVMIIAALTTCIELLMQAYTYELYQILGIFIPLITTNCVILGRADGFAAKHNPLIAAYDGLLMGLGFALVLVVLGGLRELFGTGAVFANMHLLFGPAAADWQITLFSDYKGFLLAILPPGAFIVLGLLIALKNRIDLQLAERAKARQPVEPVQSRRVRVTGVIE
- the nth gene encoding endonuclease III produces the protein MNAAKRREIFRRFHEDNPEPKTELAYSTPFELLIAVILSAQATDVGVNKATAKLYPVANTPEAIYALGYDGLCSYIKTIGLYPSKAKNVLETCRILIEKHGSQVPDSREALEALPGVGRKTANVVLNTAFRQFTMAVDTHIFRVANRTNIAPGKNVLEVERKLIKFVPKDYLLDAHHWLILHGRYVCKARKPQCGSCRIEDLCEYKHKTSDD
- a CDS encoding PA3496 family putative envelope integrity protein, whose product is MSEKEDIQIEDDFVADDEDDTAEAPVEVAKTNLTKRRIIDNLLEERRLQKQLNEFDFDL
- the gloA gene encoding lactoylglutathione lyase; translation: MRLLHTMLRVGDMERSIAFYTEVLGMTLLRRKDYPDGKFTLAFVGYGDEAHNSVLELTHNWGVDKYDLGNGYGHIALEVEDVYKACEDIRSRGGKITREPGPMMHGTSILAFVEDPDGYKVELLSPSRRD
- a CDS encoding argininosuccinate synthase, coding for MADVKKVVLAYSGGLDTSVILKWLQDTYNCEVVTFTADLGQGEEVEPARAKAKAMGVEEIYIDDLREEFVRDFVFPMFRANTVYEGEYLLGTSIARPLIAKRLIEIANETGADAISHGATGKGNDQVRFELGAYALKPGVKVIAPWREWDLLSREKLMDYAAKHEIPIERHGKKKSPYSMDANLLHISYEGGVLEDTWTEHEEDMWRWTKSPETAPDSPTYIELTYRKGDIVAIDGKEMTPAEVLTYLNKVGGENGIGRLDIVENRYVGMKSRGCYETPGGTIMLKGHRAIESITLDREVAHLKDELMPKYASLIYNGYWWSPERSMLQQMIDASQINVNGVVRLKLYKGNVIVTGRKSDDSLFDANIATFEDDAGAYDQADAGGFIKLNALRMRIAANKGRTQF
- a CDS encoding flagellar protein MotY, which gives rise to MRLRCLAIICLLACPSVDALTFQTRLERAQWQVEGDQFECRLIQPVAGFGVGEFVRRAGEQPIFRLQSPDRWLGNGSATLLAAAAPWQPDRSDINLGVVSVIGAGDIPFSSSQLQAGRLLSGLLEGRSPVVRHRTRQGGEALEVRLLPARFSKAYEDFRTCTAKLLPVNFDQIRRSQIGFPAGDVALDALGQAKLDIILQFLKADPSVNRIELDGHSDNSGNRLTNRDLSRRRALAVEEYLIANGVPKEQITVRFHGERYPLAPNNSEANRAKNRRVTLRLDHAPATTTAATEGSAPAS
- a CDS encoding fimbrial protein; protein product: MNKILLVVLLGWGLQSIAWAECNWSDGLSGPTTYQVQTPANYTMNVTYAAVGQRVWDVGGADGAPSWKTSCSGTEQAGYNNMLGSPTPVLSGEQGPIYEFAQIPGLGYSLSNTQAYDPPNYYRPYGSLNAPAGQYYFDAGRKQRVDFWKTGGLQAGRYCIAAGTRMGSVRFGSLDVIDVVLVSGLCLDVVAPTCTVQTDSVQITVPLGNRPVTSFTGVGSVGPTVPFSIRLGACSNVSQVTIQFNAVADADYPSAAAAGVLSTAGSPSPAATGVGIQLIDARTSSPMVLLQPKVMWNGSAGTTSIALPFGARYIQTRSVVTPGNAHGSAQFVLSYQ